Proteins encoded by one window of Salicibibacter halophilus:
- a CDS encoding BCCT family transporter: protein MSKKVDSVFYWSAGIISLIVLVGFFVPDFLEMITAQTQEFISSVFGWYYLIIVSLFAIVCLFFIASPYGKLKLGKDEDQPEFNMPTWFALLFSAGMGTGLLFWGAAEPISHYAIDSPTGEAGTDEAVLESMRFTFFHWGLHAWGIYAIVALCLGYFKFRKEASGTISSALSPLMDADGAIGKTVNVIGVVATVTGIATTLGFGAVQINGGITFLTGLGESFLFQLGIIVVVTVLYLISASTGIQKGIRYLSNTNMILAGILLLFVIIAGPTLDALNIFTNTLGQYVQTLPEMSLRIAPTDPEAREWINDWTIFYWAWWMAWSPYVGTFVARVSKGRTLRQFMIGVLFVPSIIGFIWFSFLGGSAILFESEQGADLASLEIEEMLFGLLTHFPFATATSILALVLIAIFFITSGDSATFVLGMQTTNGATNPARRIKFIWGILLSAVASILLYSGGLQAVENTMIVAAFPFSIVMLLMVYALLKSLRQERKEQKSRDK from the coding sequence GTGAGTAAAAAAGTAGACTCCGTCTTTTATTGGTCGGCGGGCATTATTTCATTGATCGTTCTCGTTGGATTTTTCGTCCCCGACTTCCTTGAGATGATCACCGCACAAACACAGGAATTCATTTCTTCTGTCTTTGGATGGTATTACTTAATCATTGTCTCCCTATTTGCGATCGTCTGTCTGTTTTTTATTGCCAGCCCCTATGGAAAGCTTAAATTGGGCAAGGACGAAGACCAACCGGAATTTAACATGCCCACCTGGTTTGCGCTGCTTTTTAGTGCCGGCATGGGCACCGGACTTCTTTTCTGGGGTGCCGCTGAGCCGATTTCACATTATGCCATTGATTCTCCGACAGGGGAAGCCGGAACAGACGAGGCGGTCCTAGAGTCCATGCGATTTACGTTCTTCCATTGGGGGCTCCATGCTTGGGGGATTTATGCCATTGTCGCCCTCTGCCTCGGTTATTTCAAGTTTCGAAAAGAGGCGTCCGGCACGATAAGCTCTGCCCTTTCTCCCCTGATGGATGCGGACGGGGCAATTGGAAAGACGGTTAATGTCATTGGCGTTGTTGCTACCGTTACCGGGATCGCCACCACACTCGGATTCGGTGCCGTGCAAATCAATGGCGGCATTACGTTTTTAACCGGCCTTGGCGAGAGTTTTCTCTTTCAATTAGGCATTATCGTAGTGGTGACCGTATTATATCTTATTTCCGCTTCTACTGGCATTCAAAAAGGGATTCGTTATTTGAGCAACACGAACATGATTTTGGCCGGCATATTGCTTTTATTTGTGATAATTGCCGGACCTACACTCGATGCATTGAATATTTTTACAAACACATTGGGGCAATACGTCCAAACATTGCCGGAAATGAGTTTGCGCATTGCCCCGACGGATCCGGAAGCACGAGAATGGATTAACGATTGGACCATTTTCTACTGGGCTTGGTGGATGGCTTGGTCGCCTTATGTTGGCACATTTGTCGCCCGGGTCTCGAAGGGGCGTACTTTGCGTCAATTCATGATAGGTGTGCTTTTTGTGCCATCGATCATCGGTTTTATCTGGTTTTCCTTTCTTGGCGGATCAGCAATCCTTTTTGAAAGCGAACAAGGCGCCGATCTTGCCTCCCTGGAGATTGAGGAAATGCTGTTTGGTCTATTGACCCATTTTCCTTTCGCGACTGCCACCTCCATTTTGGCGCTCGTCCTCATCGCCATCTTTTTCATCACATCCGGCGATTCAGCCACCTTTGTTCTCGGGATGCAAACGACCAATGGAGCCACAAATCCCGCGAGAAGGATCAAGTTTATTTGGGGGATTTTGCTTTCGGCGGTTGCCTCCATCCTTTTATATTCCGGTGGCTTGCAAGCAGTAGAAAACACCATGATCGTAGCCGCGTTCCCTTTCTCCATCGTGATGCTACTCATGGTATACGCCTTGCTCAAATCCTTGCGGCAAGAGCGAAAAGAACAAAAATCGCGAGATAAATAG
- a CDS encoding ABC transporter permease, which translates to MRIKYLLPLLIVLSITSLFIGVQEISPADIFNLQDEQIQTILISRIPRLMSIIIVGVSLSVCGLIMQQLTQNKFVSPTTAGTMDWARLGILVAILLFSQAGTLERMFVAMLFALGGTFLFMKILERIRYKNVIFVPLVGLMLGSVVEAITTFFAYQYDLMQSLSSWMQGSFSLVVRGNYEILYIGIPLVIIAFLFANRFTVAGMGRDFSANLGMNYNRIMNAGLFIVAMITATVVVTIGSIPFLGLIIPNIVSIMKGDNLKNSLPHTALFGAIFLLACDILGRVIIYPYEVPIGLMVGIIGSAIFLYLLLRRNAHAG; encoded by the coding sequence ATGAGAATAAAATACTTACTGCCACTGCTCATTGTATTATCGATCACATCTCTATTTATCGGCGTTCAGGAGATATCCCCGGCCGACATTTTTAACCTTCAAGACGAACAGATACAAACCATCCTTATCAGCCGGATCCCCCGATTGATGAGTATTATTATTGTCGGAGTAAGCTTGAGTGTTTGCGGGCTGATCATGCAGCAGCTCACACAGAACAAATTTGTTTCTCCCACGACTGCCGGAACGATGGATTGGGCGCGGCTTGGCATTCTCGTCGCCATCCTCTTGTTCTCGCAAGCGGGTACGTTGGAGCGAATGTTCGTTGCCATGTTGTTTGCCCTCGGCGGCACATTCCTTTTCATGAAGATTTTGGAACGCATTCGCTATAAAAATGTGATTTTCGTCCCGCTTGTCGGCTTAATGCTCGGAAGCGTTGTAGAAGCGATTACGACATTTTTTGCCTATCAATATGATTTGATGCAAAGCCTTTCCTCCTGGATGCAAGGAAGCTTTTCGCTTGTCGTCAGGGGAAATTATGAGATTTTATATATCGGCATTCCGCTTGTGATTATTGCCTTTTTATTCGCCAACCGCTTTACGGTTGCCGGGATGGGCCGGGATTTTTCAGCCAATTTGGGGATGAACTACAATCGGATTATGAACGCAGGGCTATTCATCGTAGCGATGATAACGGCAACGGTTGTCGTTACGATCGGCTCCATTCCGTTCTTGGGGTTGATCATTCCGAATATCGTTTCGATCATGAAAGGCGACAATCTAAAAAACAGCCTTCCACATACGGCTTTATTTGGAGCCATCTTTTTATTGGCCTGCGATATATTGGGAAGGGTCATTATCTATCCGTATGAGGTGCCGATCGGGCTTATGGTGGGTATCATTGGCAGCGCCATATTTCTTTACCTTCTCTTAAGGAGAAACGCTCATGCAGGCTAG
- a CDS encoding iron chelate uptake ABC transporter family permease subunit yields MQARWIFTLLIAVSVILTITYMFIGLSPEGWDYALPRRGRSVTAIIIVGAAIAFSTMIFQTITNNRILTPSIIGLDSLYVLVQTSLIFFAGTAGFASFGQGTNFIVSIIVMVFFALVLYALLFRGEQQNIYFLLLVGIVFGTLFSSLSTFMQVLIDPNEFLTIQNQMFASFSNINEDLLWLSIVILILTTVYVWPYLKYLDALSLGRDQAVNLGVPYDRVIRRYLIVIAIMVSVSTALVGPIMFLGLLVVNVAREIVRSFKHTHLINASILVSVIALVGGTLVVERMFNYAVPLSVIINFIGGTYFIYLLLRGTKK; encoded by the coding sequence ATGCAGGCTAGATGGATCTTTACCTTACTTATTGCTGTCTCCGTCATACTGACTATTACGTATATGTTTATCGGCCTTAGCCCTGAAGGCTGGGATTACGCACTCCCTAGAAGAGGGAGGAGTGTAACAGCGATTATCATTGTCGGCGCAGCCATCGCGTTTTCGACCATGATCTTCCAAACGATTACCAATAACCGGATTTTAACTCCGAGTATTATCGGATTGGATTCGCTGTATGTGCTCGTACAAACTTCTTTGATCTTTTTTGCCGGCACAGCCGGGTTTGCATCATTTGGCCAAGGCACAAATTTTATCGTTTCGATTATCGTCATGGTTTTCTTCGCCCTCGTGTTATACGCGCTATTATTTCGAGGCGAACAACAGAACATTTACTTTCTTTTGCTTGTCGGAATTGTATTCGGAACGCTATTTTCAAGTTTGTCCACGTTTATGCAAGTCCTGATTGACCCGAATGAATTTTTAACGATCCAGAACCAGATGTTTGCAAGCTTTAGCAACATTAATGAGGATCTTCTATGGCTTTCCATTGTGATTCTCATCCTTACGACGGTCTATGTGTGGCCGTACCTTAAATACTTGGATGCTCTCTCTCTCGGCAGGGATCAGGCGGTTAATCTGGGGGTTCCTTACGATCGTGTGATACGCAGATACCTGATTGTTATAGCGATCATGGTCTCGGTGTCAACCGCGCTTGTCGGTCCCATTATGTTTCTGGGATTACTCGTGGTGAACGTAGCCAGAGAGATCGTTCGGTCGTTTAAACATACGCACTTAATTAATGCTTCGATTCTCGTCAGTGTTATCGCCCTCGTCGGCGGAACGCTAGTCGTTGAACGGATGTTTAACTATGCGGTGCCACTCAGTGTCATCATTAATTTCATCGGTGGAACCTATTTCATTTACCTGTTGTTAAGGGGGACCAAAAAATGA
- a CDS encoding M20/M25/M40 family metallo-hydrolase, which produces MEGSRREVKDVYARMKQSKSVNRALEFLFEDDIRTLKEQIALAEIPAPPFSEHTRAVDFEKRLQSLGLENVRRDEEGNVYGDHKGSGGGPTLFVSAHLDSVFSADVDTAVTEKDGVYYGPGITDDARGLAALLSVVRALKAAGIETTGDVIFGGTVGEEGQGDLRGVKTFFSENKNVDGFLSIDTVSPQEIIYTGTGSYRYMIRFRGPGGHSFGSFGTPSAVHAAARATAAIADLETESEPKTTFNVGMIEGGAIPTAIAETCEMGVDIRSDGIAQLKALEEKIQRIVERAVRVENERWGYGETKGVAATMEKIGDRPVAPQSDGHIIVQTAWHATEALALTPRLAKPVSTDANFPISIGVPSLTLGGGGEAGAAHSLDEWYQPKRSYLGPQRILLIILGLAGISLESILSPPLLPKR; this is translated from the coding sequence TTGGAAGGAAGCAGGAGAGAAGTGAAGGATGTTTATGCACGTATGAAGCAGTCGAAATCGGTCAACCGCGCTTTGGAATTTCTTTTTGAAGATGATATACGTACCTTGAAAGAACAAATTGCACTCGCTGAAATACCGGCTCCCCCTTTTTCCGAACACACCCGTGCTGTTGATTTCGAAAAACGTCTGCAATCCCTCGGGTTGGAAAATGTTCGGCGCGATGAAGAGGGAAATGTATATGGCGATCACAAGGGGAGCGGCGGCGGGCCCACGTTATTTGTGAGCGCCCACCTTGATAGTGTGTTTTCGGCGGATGTGGATACGGCGGTAACGGAAAAAGACGGTGTTTATTACGGCCCCGGAATCACGGATGACGCACGTGGGCTCGCGGCGCTTTTATCCGTCGTTCGAGCATTGAAAGCAGCAGGGATTGAAACGACCGGAGATGTGATTTTCGGGGGAACCGTCGGTGAAGAAGGGCAGGGGGATTTGCGGGGCGTGAAGACGTTTTTTTCAGAAAATAAGAATGTAGACGGCTTTCTCTCTATCGATACCGTATCTCCTCAAGAAATCATTTATACGGGTACCGGCAGCTATCGGTATATGATTCGGTTTCGGGGACCGGGAGGTCACAGCTTTGGCTCCTTCGGCACCCCGAGCGCTGTACATGCGGCAGCACGGGCAACTGCAGCCATTGCGGATCTTGAAACCGAAAGCGAACCGAAAACGACATTTAATGTGGGCATGATCGAAGGGGGCGCCATTCCGACGGCCATTGCCGAAACATGTGAGATGGGGGTAGATATTCGTTCGGATGGAATAGCGCAATTGAAAGCGCTGGAGGAAAAAATACAAAGAATCGTTGAACGTGCGGTTAGGGTGGAAAACGAGCGTTGGGGTTATGGCGAAACAAAGGGCGTAGCGGCCACTATGGAAAAAATCGGCGATCGGCCCGTCGCCCCGCAATCCGACGGACATATTATCGTTCAAACCGCTTGGCACGCAACAGAGGCGCTTGCTTTAACGCCTCGGCTGGCAAAACCGGTGAGCACCGATGCCAATTTCCCGATCAGCATCGGCGTTCCCTCCCTAACCTTGGGCGGCGGGGGAGAGGCCGGTGCCGCCCATTCCTTGGACGAATGGTATCAACCGAAGCGAAGCTATCTCGGCCCCCAACGCATTTTGTTAATCATTCTCGGGCTGGCGGGGATCTCTTTAGAAAGCATACTCAGCCCTCCCCTTTTGCCGAAGCGCTAG
- a CDS encoding iron ABC transporter ATP-binding protein: MLEARNLTKIYDGKRVVDDVSVQVKKGTITSFIGPNGAGKSTLIGMISRLIKKDEGDVFFDGKNINNFKSNELAKKISILKQSNDINIRLTIRELVSFGRFPYSQNRLTKEDWMHVDDAIDYMALRDIQGKFLDQLSGGQRQRAYIAMVLAQNTDYIILDEPLNNLDMKHSVQIMKTLRSLVDDLGKTIMIVVHDINFASCYSDEIVALKDGELVKKGHCHDIINRDTLREIYDMEIDIEEVNCNRICVYFT; this comes from the coding sequence GTGCTTGAAGCAAGAAATCTAACGAAAATATACGATGGAAAAAGAGTGGTGGATGATGTCTCGGTTCAAGTAAAAAAAGGAACGATTACATCTTTCATTGGCCCGAACGGCGCTGGTAAAAGCACGCTCATTGGGATGATTAGCCGTTTGATCAAAAAAGACGAAGGCGATGTATTTTTTGACGGCAAGAACATTAATAACTTTAAAAGCAACGAACTGGCGAAAAAAATATCGATTTTAAAACAATCCAACGATATTAATATTCGCTTAACGATCCGGGAGCTCGTAAGTTTTGGCCGTTTTCCCTATTCCCAAAACAGGTTAACGAAAGAAGATTGGATGCACGTAGATGACGCCATTGACTACATGGCGCTTAGGGACATCCAGGGTAAATTCCTCGATCAACTGAGCGGGGGGCAAAGGCAAAGGGCCTATATCGCCATGGTCCTCGCCCAAAACACGGATTATATTATTTTGGATGAGCCGCTCAACAATTTAGATATGAAGCATTCGGTCCAGATCATGAAAACATTGCGTAGCTTGGTCGACGATTTAGGCAAAACAATCATGATCGTCGTCCACGACATTAATTTTGCTTCCTGTTATTCCGATGAGATCGTTGCCTTGAAAGATGGGGAGCTCGTAAAAAAAGGACATTGCCACGACATTATTAATCGGGATACGTTGCGCGAGATTTATGACATGGAGATTGACATTGAAGAAGTGAATTGTAATCGAATTTGTGTTTATTTTACCTAG
- a CDS encoding peptidylprolyl isomerase yields MKKTGYIELENGEKLTIELYPEEAPKTVENFEKLANEGFYNGLTFHRVIPGFVSQGGCPKGDGTGNAGYTIKCETEGNPHKHEVGSLSMAHAGKDTGSSQFFIAHEPQPHLDGVHTVFGKVTENAELAREMKAGDGMKRIVVK; encoded by the coding sequence ATGAAAAAAACAGGGTACATTGAACTGGAAAACGGGGAAAAACTAACCATTGAATTATACCCGGAAGAAGCGCCGAAAACCGTTGAGAATTTCGAAAAGCTTGCGAACGAGGGTTTTTATAATGGTTTGACGTTTCACCGCGTGATCCCGGGATTCGTTTCCCAAGGTGGTTGCCCGAAAGGGGATGGCACGGGCAACGCAGGTTATACGATAAAGTGTGAGACAGAAGGGAATCCGCACAAACACGAAGTCGGCTCATTGTCGATGGCCCACGCGGGGAAAGATACCGGAAGCTCGCAATTTTTCATCGCACATGAACCGCAGCCGCATTTGGATGGCGTTCATACCGTATTTGGCAAAGTAACGGAAAACGCCGAGCTTGCCCGCGAAATGAAAGCCGGCGACGGCATGAAACGGATTGTCGTAAAATAA
- the abc-f gene encoding ribosomal protection-like ABC-F family protein — MSLLVANDLRKTFGDKTLLDDVSFVIEPKQRIGLIGANGTGKSTLLHVLAGTEGVEKGEIRHANAFSISYVEQEPVLEGEQSILEAVYEGEAPVMRALHDYDKALRRFQENPGDEKAEKNLYDAQAMMDAHDAWEAETSAKTVLSKLGLSNYHAKVGELSGGQEKRVALAKALIQPADLLILDEPTNHLDASSIAWLESYLTAYQGALLLVTHDRYFLNRVTEAIFELEHGNLHYYEGNYETYLEKKAEREAQAEQEEEKRQNTLRREMAWLKRMPKARGTKQKARVDRVEALKADAPEQREGTLDFVSDSKRLGKKVIEATDISKWYGDQKILDGISMRIDRGARIGITGENGTGKSTFLHILAGRLQADSGVVDIGETVRVGYFTQGETDIDDSLRVLEYIREGAEVITTKDGATITAEQMLERFLFPRSQQWTYVSRLSGGERRRLYLLRILMEEPNVLFLDEPTNNLDIPTLRLLEDYLAQFPGAVVSVSHDRYFLDRVAERLLIFESNGRIERFHGRFEEYLEQQEAAKTDKKAVKKEPRRRPRKKVSYKDQQEWKTIEDTIDQLEQEQAELEKEMAQAGSDSARIQELLKDQETVANELEEAMERWTELAAVMEESGQEK, encoded by the coding sequence ATGAGTCTGTTAGTCGCGAACGATCTCAGAAAAACATTTGGGGATAAAACGTTATTGGACGATGTATCTTTTGTCATCGAACCGAAACAACGAATCGGATTAATCGGCGCAAATGGGACAGGGAAATCAACGTTGCTGCACGTCCTCGCCGGAACGGAAGGGGTTGAAAAAGGGGAAATTCGCCACGCGAATGCTTTTTCCATTTCTTATGTGGAGCAAGAGCCGGTGCTGGAAGGGGAGCAATCGATCCTCGAAGCGGTTTATGAGGGGGAAGCTCCGGTAATGCGCGCCCTTCATGATTATGATAAAGCCCTCCGCCGTTTCCAGGAAAACCCCGGGGATGAAAAGGCCGAAAAAAATCTATATGACGCGCAGGCCATGATGGATGCGCACGATGCTTGGGAAGCGGAAACATCGGCAAAGACTGTCTTGTCGAAATTAGGATTAAGCAATTATCATGCGAAGGTCGGTGAACTATCCGGCGGTCAGGAGAAACGGGTAGCCCTTGCAAAAGCACTCATTCAACCTGCGGACCTTCTTATTCTCGATGAGCCGACGAACCATCTCGATGCGTCCTCGATCGCTTGGCTGGAATCTTACTTAACGGCTTATCAAGGTGCGCTATTGCTCGTCACCCACGATCGTTATTTTTTAAATCGGGTCACCGAGGCGATATTTGAGCTTGAACATGGAAACCTTCATTATTATGAAGGGAACTATGAAACGTATCTTGAAAAGAAAGCAGAACGGGAAGCCCAGGCTGAGCAAGAAGAAGAAAAACGCCAGAATACGTTGCGAAGGGAAATGGCCTGGTTAAAGCGGATGCCGAAGGCCCGGGGGACGAAGCAAAAGGCACGTGTCGACCGGGTGGAAGCGTTAAAAGCCGATGCTCCCGAGCAAAGAGAAGGCACACTGGATTTTGTGTCCGATTCGAAAAGACTCGGAAAGAAAGTTATTGAAGCGACGGATATTTCGAAATGGTATGGCGATCAAAAAATTCTCGACGGCATAAGTATGCGCATAGATCGCGGGGCTCGCATAGGGATAACCGGTGAAAACGGAACGGGAAAAAGTACGTTTTTACATATCCTGGCCGGACGTTTGCAAGCCGACAGCGGTGTTGTCGATATCGGCGAGACGGTTCGCGTCGGTTATTTTACGCAAGGTGAAACAGATATTGACGATTCGTTGCGCGTGCTTGAATATATTCGCGAAGGCGCTGAAGTGATTACAACGAAAGATGGGGCTACAATTACGGCCGAGCAAATGCTTGAGCGCTTTTTATTTCCCCGCTCTCAACAATGGACGTATGTCAGCCGACTTTCCGGAGGGGAACGCCGCCGTCTGTATTTGCTGCGCATATTGATGGAAGAGCCGAATGTTTTGTTTTTGGATGAACCGACGAATAACCTTGACATCCCTACGCTTCGTTTGCTCGAAGACTATTTGGCCCAATTCCCCGGCGCGGTTGTCAGTGTCTCCCACGACCGTTATTTTCTTGATCGGGTTGCCGAACGATTGCTCATATTTGAATCTAATGGCCGTATCGAGCGGTTTCACGGTCGTTTTGAAGAATATTTGGAGCAACAAGAAGCGGCGAAAACGGATAAAAAGGCGGTCAAAAAAGAACCAAGGCGCCGACCGAGAAAAAAGGTTTCCTACAAGGATCAACAAGAGTGGAAAACAATTGAAGATACCATCGACCAGCTGGAGCAAGAACAAGCGGAATTGGAAAAGGAAATGGCACAGGCTGGAAGCGATTCAGCGCGTATCCAGGAACTGCTGAAAGACCAGGAAACGGTGGCCAATGAATTGGAAGAAGCCATGGAACGCTGGACAGAACTTGCAGCGGTGATGGAAGAAAGTGGTCAGGAAAAATAA
- a CDS encoding HD domain-containing protein: protein MQNVTLTQVYKHPIAKKYVARAGLDHAINTAFSAFDIAIRENVDTDLATKAAFLHDMGHYQWYTEGEWDFHSYKENDIHAIKGAERAHKLLIRLGEDRKAAKEIALAILLHTDSYLPEGQLHLDPLQQVVACADEANEEPNGMHHYREITEETALLRLQSLDRLVAGSKVKKKTS from the coding sequence ATGCAAAACGTAACACTAACGCAGGTTTACAAACATCCCATTGCGAAAAAGTACGTCGCGAGAGCAGGTTTGGACCATGCGATCAACACAGCTTTCTCCGCCTTCGATATTGCCATTCGTGAAAATGTTGATACGGATTTGGCGACAAAAGCGGCATTTTTGCATGACATGGGCCATTATCAATGGTATACCGAAGGGGAATGGGATTTTCATTCATATAAGGAAAATGATATCCATGCGATTAAAGGTGCAGAACGCGCCCATAAACTGTTGATCCGTCTCGGGGAAGACCGTAAAGCAGCCAAAGAAATCGCGCTCGCGATCCTGTTGCATACGGATTCCTATCTTCCGGAAGGACAGTTGCATCTCGATCCGTTACAACAAGTTGTGGCGTGTGCGGACGAGGCCAACGAAGAACCGAACGGCATGCACCATTACCGTGAAATAACGGAAGAAACCGCGCTCCTGCGATTGCAATCGTTAGACCGGCTTGTAGCCGGATCAAAAGTGAAAAAGAAAACGAGTTAA